GCGGCCGTCCGGGTGGCCGGGGAGCTCGGTGGCCACGCCGCTCCCGGCGACGCCGCCACCGAGAAGGGGGTCGCCGCGCTGGTCGACGCCGCCCGACGGCACCTCGGCGGCATCGACATCTGGTTCGGCAACGCCGGCGTCGAGCGTGGCCGCGGGCTGCGGGCCAGCGAGGAGGACTGGGCCGCCAGCCACGAGGTGAACGTCCTGGCGCACGTGCGGGCCGCTCGCCTGCTGGTGCCCGGATGGGTCGAGCGCGGCTCGGGCCGGTTCGTCCTGACGGCGTCCGCGGCCGGGCTGCTCACCACGATCGGAAGTCCCGCGTACGCGGTCAGCAAGCACGCCTGCGTGGCGTTCGCGGAGTGGCTGTCGGCGACCTACCGGCACCGGGGCGTCGTGGTACAGGCGATCTGCCCCCAGGGTGTCCGCACCCGGATGTTCGAGCGGGCGGGACCGCTGCAGGGGTTGCTCAGCCACGACGGGGCGCTCTCGCCCGAGCAGGTCGCCGAGGCCACGTGGGAGGCCCTGCACGGCGACCGGTTCCTGATCCTGCCGCATCCCCGGGTGGCCGACTACTACGCGCATCGGGCCGCCGACCCCGACCGGTGGCTGACCGGCATGAACAAGCTGCAGCGGCAACTCGAGGAGCAGGGGGCACTGCGATGAGGGCATGGCGGGTGGCCGAACTCGGCGAACCCCACGACGTGCTGCGGCTCGTCGAGGTGACCGACCCGCGGCCGGGGCCCGGGCAGCTCGTGGTGAAGGTGCTGGCCTGTCCGGCCAACTTCCCCGACGTCCTGATGTGCCGCGGCGAGTACCAGGTCAGGCCGCAGCTCCCGTTCACCCCCGGGGTCGAGCTGTGCGGCGAGGTCGTCGCGCTCGGCGCAGGCGTCGACGGGTTCACCGTCGGCGACCGCGTCCTCGGCGGCACGGCGCTGCCGTTCGGCGGGTTCGCCGAACTGGCGCTCCTGGAGGCGGCGACCACGTTCCCCGCGCCGCCGGAACTCGACCACGCCGAGGCGGCCGCGCTCTACATCGGATACCAGACCGGCTGGTTCGGCCTGCACCGCCGGGCCGGGCTGCGCGCGGGGGAGACGCTGCTGGTGCACGCCGCGGCCGGCGGCGTCGGCAGCGCCGCCGTCCAGCTGGGCAAGGCGGCCGGCGCCCGGGTCATCGGCGTGGTGGGCGGCCCGGAGAAGGCGGCGGTGGCCCGCGCACTGGGCGCCGACGTGGTCGTGAATCGCCGCGAGGCGGACTTCGTCGAGGTGGTCCGGGCCGAGACCGGCGGCCGGGGAGCCGACGTCGTCTACGACCCCGTCGGGGGCGACACCTACCAGCGCTCCACCAAGTGCATCGCCTTCGAGGGCCGGATCCTCGTGGTCGGCTTCGCCGGGGGCCGGATCCAGTCCGCCGCGCTCAACCACGCCCTGGTGAAGAACTACTCCATAGTGGGCCTGCACTGGGGTCTCTACCACCGCCACGACCCGGCCGCCGTCGCCGAGTGCCATCGCGCCCTGACCGCGCTGGCCGCCCAGGGCGCCGTACGGCCCCTGGTCAGCGACCGGCTCGCGCTCGACGAGGTGGCCGAGGGGATCCAGGGGCTCGCCGACGGCGTCACCGTCGGCCGGGTGGTGTACGTCTCGTGACCCCCACGGCGAGCCAGTTGGAAGCGGTGGTCTTCGACTACGGCGGCGTGCTCACCGGCCCGGTCCGGGCCTCGATCGCCGCGTGGCTGCGCGCCGACCGCATCGAGCCGGCGTCGTTCTCGCGCACCCTCAAGGCGTGGCTGTCCCGCGACGCCCCGGACGGCACCCCCATCCACCGTCTGGAGACCGGGGCGCTGAGCGTCGAGGAGTTCGACGCGTTGCTCGCCGCCGAACTCACCACCCTCGACGGGCGTGCGGTCGACCCGGTGGGCGTGCTGGGCCGGCTGTTCGCCGGGCTGCGCCCGGACCCGGCGATGTTCGCCCTCGCCGGGCAGCTGCGCGACCTGGGTGTACGCGTCGGGCTGCTCTCCAACAGCTGGGGCAACAGTTATCCGCCCGAGATCCGCGCACTCTTCGATCCCGTCGTGATCTCCGGCGAGGTCGGCCTGCGCAAGCCGCTCGCCGCCAGCTACGCGTTCACCCTCGACCAGCTCGGCCTGCCGGCCGACCGGGTGCTGTTCGTCGACGACGCCGAGCCGAACGTGCTCGGCGCCCGCGCGGCAGGCATGCACGCGCTCTGGCACACCGACGCCGAGAGCACCCGGGCGGCGCTCGCCGAGTTCCTTCCCGCCCTGGCCCCGCCCGACCCCCCGTCGCATCCCGTAGCCGTGGAGGAGCTGACCTCATGACCACCACCCGCACCGCCGTCGTCACCGGAGCGGCCCGCGGCCTCGGCGCCGGCCAGGTGCGGTACGTGGCCGGCGTCCTGGTGCCGTGACCACCGCCGCACCGCATGACCCACCGGGCCTCGACCTGACCCGGCTCGCCGAGTGGTTCGCCGGCACCCTGCCCGACGCGGCCGGCCCGCTGACCGCCCGGCTGATCGCGGGCGGAAAGTCCAACCTCACCTACGAGGTCAGCGACGGGCGGACCACCTGGGTCGTCCGGCGGCCACCGCTGGGGCACGTGCTGGCGACCGCGCACGACATGGCCCGGGAGTACCGGGTCATGTCGGCGCTGCGGGACACCGAGGTGCCGGTGCCGACGACCTACGCCCACTGCGCCGACCCGGACGTGCTGGGCGCCCCGTTCTACGTCATGGAGCGGGTCGCCGGCACGGCGTACCGGCACGCGGCCGAACTCGAGCGGCTCGGCCCGCAACGCACCCGGGTCATCTCGACCGGGCTGGTCGACACCCTCGCCGCCCTGCACGCGGTCGACCCGGTGGCCGTCGGGCTGGCGGACTTCGGCCGGCCCGAGGGCTTCCTGGCCCGCCAGGTGGGTCGGTGGAAGAAGCAGCTCGACGCGTCGTACTGCCGGGACCTGCCGGCCGCCGACGAGCTGCACGCCCGCCTGGTGTCCGGCGTCCCGCCCGAGTCGGCGCCGGGCATCGTGCACGGCGACTACCGAC
This sequence is a window from Micromonospora sp. NBRC 110009. Protein-coding genes within it:
- a CDS encoding SDR family NAD(P)-dependent oxidoreductase, with product MPVRDKGVVVTGAGHGIGRALATRLAAGGARVVVNDLDAEAAVRVAGELGGHAAPGDAATEKGVAALVDAARRHLGGIDIWFGNAGVERGRGLRASEEDWAASHEVNVLAHVRAARLLVPGWVERGSGRFVLTASAAGLLTTIGSPAYAVSKHACVAFAEWLSATYRHRGVVVQAICPQGVRTRMFERAGPLQGLLSHDGALSPEQVAEATWEALHGDRFLILPHPRVADYYAHRAADPDRWLTGMNKLQRQLEEQGALR
- a CDS encoding NADPH:quinone oxidoreductase family protein: MRAWRVAELGEPHDVLRLVEVTDPRPGPGQLVVKVLACPANFPDVLMCRGEYQVRPQLPFTPGVELCGEVVALGAGVDGFTVGDRVLGGTALPFGGFAELALLEAATTFPAPPELDHAEAAALYIGYQTGWFGLHRRAGLRAGETLLVHAAAGGVGSAAVQLGKAAGARVIGVVGGPEKAAVARALGADVVVNRREADFVEVVRAETGGRGADVVYDPVGGDTYQRSTKCIAFEGRILVVGFAGGRIQSAALNHALVKNYSIVGLHWGLYHRHDPAAVAECHRALTALAAQGAVRPLVSDRLALDEVAEGIQGLADGVTVGRVVYVS
- a CDS encoding HAD family hydrolase, with protein sequence MTPTASQLEAVVFDYGGVLTGPVRASIAAWLRADRIEPASFSRTLKAWLSRDAPDGTPIHRLETGALSVEEFDALLAAELTTLDGRAVDPVGVLGRLFAGLRPDPAMFALAGQLRDLGVRVGLLSNSWGNSYPPEIRALFDPVVISGEVGLRKPLAASYAFTLDQLGLPADRVLFVDDAEPNVLGARAAGMHALWHTDAESTRAALAEFLPALAPPDPPSHPVAVEELTS
- a CDS encoding phosphotransferase family protein, translating into MTTAAPHDPPGLDLTRLAEWFAGTLPDAAGPLTARLIAGGKSNLTYEVSDGRTTWVVRRPPLGHVLATAHDMAREYRVMSALRDTEVPVPTTYAHCADPDVLGAPFYVMERVAGTAYRHAAELERLGPQRTRVISTGLVDTLAALHAVDPVAVGLADFGRPEGFLARQVGRWKKQLDASYCRDLPAADELHARLVSGVPPESAPGIVHGDYRLDNVLTDDRDRLAAVIDWEMATLGDPLTDLALLVLYQRLGRLVGVAVADASSAPGFLTEDEILQRYATRSTRDLPPLGFHLGLAAFKLAAILEGIHYRHLRGQTVGAGFERLGEVTDLLLDAGLTYLKEH